Genomic window (Phragmites australis chromosome 5, lpPhrAust1.1, whole genome shotgun sequence):
cacgcaccccccgagcactctctcccggaacttagctcttctgatcatcgggggactagggtgctcgggggtgaccgggcacctccccgagcactttcttcccgatacttagactctgcggatcatcggggaactggggtgctcggggaccggggattgtggccccgagcaccttctcccgggacttgaattttcctcaccccgcaggagggaccttgcgggatggcgacacgtggcggatggccggccgggcctccggactcagggacccccggttcctgatacaccgacacagaCAGAAAGAACAAATTAgatcttagaagatatgttgagggcATATGCTCTGAAATATAGACGTAGTTGGGATAAGAGTCTTCCATATGCAAAATTCTCTTATAACAACAATTATCAAGATAGTCTCAAAATGTATCCATTTGAAATCATGTACGGTAGAAAGTGTAGAACTCTATTATATTGGAATGAAACCGGagaaagtcaagtgtttggaccGGAAGTATTGCAGAATGCAGAAAAGCAAGTCCAAATGATCCGAGATAATCTAAGAACTACACAATCAAAGGCAAAAGAGCTACGCCGATAAATTGGAGGTCTTGTGTATCTCAAAGTCCCACCTATCAGAGGACTTCGAAGGTTCAAAGTCAAGGGAAAACTAGCACCTAGATATATTGGACTGTTCAAGGTGTTAGACAGAAGAGGAGAaatggcatatcaactggaGTTACCATCTCAACTCTTCGATGTACATGATATCTTTCATATCTCTTAATTGAAGAAATACCTACGAGTTCCCGAAGAATGATTTCCTATGGAGGAATTAGATGTTCGAGAAGATCTCACATACTTAGAGCACCTAGTCAAGATTCTTGAAATAGCCGAGAGGGTTACCAGAAGGAAAGTGATTCGcatgtgcaaagtgcagtggaGTCATCATTCTGAGGAGGAAGctacttgggaaagagaagaagatcttaAGGTAGAATTTCTCCAACTGTTTGAAGATCATCCgaatctcgaggacgagattcatcctaaggggggtaggtttgtcatCCCCGTTTCTTCCTTCCTCTGATCTCTCTGTCATGTGGGTCCTATCAGTCATCCATCTCCTCTCCCCGATTCCCCTCCTTCCTTTGCCGTGAGCTGCATCACCCGCCCCGTTTGATTTCCATTGATCCCGCGCAAATTCAAGCCGTTTCAATGCTGATTGAAGACGCCCATGGAATCTCCCGGCCTCTAACTGTAGCATGACATCAATTTGGCGAAGGAAATCAATGGGAGAAAAGGAAACGGAGCCACATTTCTCGCCACCGCATTAAGACCATGCCGGTCAATTCAATTCACCCTCCTCCCGCTATAAAACCCGAATCAAACCTTCGGTCAAGCTTCTTTGCACTCCACCTCACCCAAGCCCTCAAACCTCAATGAGTTTCCTCCACCCGCGAGCTCCTACGACCTCTCCAACGTTGTCCGAGTGCGTGCCGGTGTTCTCTGTCCGCATCTCATCCTCCACGACCAACCGCCGTTGAGTTTCACCGCTGTAGCCCCGTCGTCGTTGAGTCTGCACAGTCTTCCTCAACTCCGTCCAAGCCCTCAAACGTGTTTGCCGTCACCCGCTCAAGCTCCTCCGCCGTTCGTCGTCATCCTTCGAGCGTCGCAGCGCCGTCTCTACCCTTCGCCGACCGTTCTCCGCCGTTTCCGAGCTCGCCACAGTTGCTTGTTTCGCTGGAGCTGATGTAGGTCGCTCCTCCACCGTCCGATCACATTCGTGTGGTTAGGATTAGATGGTAGATACCCCTTCGTCTTGAGTAGATCTCGGCCTTTCGTTTAGAATCGTGTGGCTCCGATTTAATGTATGCCTCGTCCGCTCTTTTGGCCACGTTAGCGTGCCACATGTGCACCCACGAAGGTGTCATTGTCCTGCGTGGTAGTCCAGTCAGCTAGCCCAAGCCTAGTCAGCCATCCACGTCAGCAGTGACGTCAGCGATTCCGTAATAAACTCtattttcctttagaaaaataattcatgataATTCGTGAAAATAGGAAATGCTTtatataaatgttttaatatgtttttaattctattttatttttgaaaaatagttttaaggtTAGAataattgtttttattttggaaaatagtttagaaaatatatattcatTCTGATAACATTTAAAAATGCAttctttaataaaataaattcttttgatttgttttgatgcatataaaattagttttatttccagaaaaatacaaacaaatttcataaaattgttttaatcagTTTTgtgctataaaataattctacaaaattttaaagaaatgttttaggccttttaaaaattaggtttaattctagaaaaatagttttgtcATTTTTAGTCtattaaaattttgtttagCCGTAGTTTTCACATTGTTGTTTTGATTTGGGTGGTTCTTGCACCCAGATATTCCTAAAATCGTGCTCTAGCTTGTTCTAGTATTTATTTTATGTGTTTGCTTTATTTAGTGTTTGTTCTTAGTGCTACTTATTTGCTCgcttgtagaggagtttgtcGTAGAGGCGTTTGAGAACATCCAGAATCAAGACTTCGGGGATTTTGAGCAACTCAATagtgaaggcaagtgtccttgaatattttgcgcttattttttataaagttttgttttacaaattgcattcTTGTCAAATATGATATCCCATTGTTAGAGTTTACTAGTTTTCCATAACCTTATTTGTAGCCGTAGTCTGGTTGTCATATTCTGGGTAGAAAATACTTAGTTTTTCTTACTCATGAGTAGCATAGGAaaaatatgttttggttaatAATGATGAACTTTGATAAAAGTGTTTTGACTTGAAAAGTAGGATTTGGACAAGTTGGTATGTTGGTTGGCATGTGGATGCATTCATAATTGTTGGCTTTCGGATAATTGGTTATTACCCTgttgttgggttgatggtgatcttgtttagaccatattaaggaccagttcgtgaaGCGACCATTCAtgaaaacagtacaaccacaagccgaTGCTATATTCTCTAAAAAAACACGATGTTTTTCATAATGTGCATGTACTCTTTATGGATATTAAGTAATCGACAAAGGCCGGTGCACAcataaagaattttttttagaagacAAATGGTAAATGTTTATATGTAGGGAACATAAAACTTGCAGAGAAGCCCGCAATTCATATATTCATTCATCAAGAAATAAAAGCAGCGGATTATAGGACTCAAAGACTACATTGACAATTAGTATCTTAGGATGAGAGGATTTAGCAAAACTAGGATCCCATGCTTATAACTTAAGAACTATACTAACCTGCACCTCTCCTACCTTCATCTAACAGTGAGCTGCTCATCCATAGATCCAAGTTAGGATTATCTGCTCTAGCAAAAGCTGGCAAGCTATTCATTTAAATCAAGAACTAATTTCCCACTGACAGACTCAGCTTAATATGAGCTTCTCATACTTTACGAAACCTACATATCTTCTCCAATGCATCTATTACAACAGATGGGCAAGTTCTTTTCAGCATCTTGTAACCTTGGGTCGACACCACAGCTTCCACTGCATTTGAACAGGTGATGAATTTAATGCAAGCATCTTTAAGCATGTCACAATGATGTTGATTTCTCCAATGCATCTATTACAACAGATGGGCAAGTTCTTTTTGGCATCTTGTAACCTTGGGTCGACACCACAGCTTCCACTGCATTTGAACAGGTGATAAATTTAATGCAAGCATCTTTAAGCATGTCACAATGATGTTGATCAGCTAAAGCCAACGTGGTTCCCACAAGCAAGCGACAAATCATTTCACTGTGATCATCTCCCTCCAGATCATCCATGGGAGGCAATGTTTCTGTATAGATGGAATGTAGCAGGGCCTTGAAAACATCAGGTTGCACATCTTTGATGGTTATGGGCGATGTTCCTGCCTCCCTCATAGGCCCATAGAGCTTTGCTTTGAAGACAGTTGACCGCGCAGCGAGCACGATCTTGTGTACTGTGAAATTCTCTCCTACACTGAAATTGACGTTCACTCCCTCGTTTTCTTCCAACCGCTTGGCAAAATGCTCTGTGATGTTAGACGGCAGCACCTCAATTTCAGGAAAAGGTTTGGTTTTGGGCATCATTGGTTCTTTGATAACAGTGACAATGCATTTGATTGTGACGTGATCGTCCCGAAGGTAGGTCGACGTTTCGAAGACGCTCCGTTTTTGCAAAAGCATAGTAAACCAGCTGCTATCATCATCACGGATGAATACCCTCAGCGCGGCCTTGTACACCGGGACCCGCAACCCGGTGCTCTGGTCGACCAGTTGCAGCTCGTAGGACGCCCTCACCTTGACATTTTCGGATGCGAGCGCGAGTCCGACTGAGATGCAATTTTGGTATCTCTCGATGCTGGAGCTGAACCCATCAGGGTAGAAGAGAACGTGCCACTTAGGCCCTCCGACATAGAACTTGCCGGATATCATGGGATTGCCGGCGCCAATGCCCCTGTGCTGGCTGTACCCGAAGATGTCGAACACGTGCGTGCCCTGCTCCGCCTCCGGGACGCACGTCGAAACTGTCTGTGACGTCGGCATACGGTGAGGCGCCGGATATCTACGGCGAGGATGGCCGGAGGGGAAAGAATCGacacgacggcggcggcaaGCGCGTGCCCTAGACCCTGTAATGTTGATCTGACAGCGAATAAGAAATGCACATCTCAAAACCggaagtggagagagagagagagagagagagagagagagagagagagagagagagagagcgagcgagcggaggaggtggtggaggcgaTCGGACCTTGGCCGGCgaaggtggtggcggcggcgctcaAGGATACGGCGACGAAGGCAAGGAaaccattttcttctttttttcccctttcttttgttttctgttTTGTTATAGTAGTTGTTTTCTGTTCGTTTGAGTCCTACGAGTATGGAGGGTGAGAACGGGCACGAGCCTTTCCGTTGTCGAAGGCACCTTTGTTTTAGCTTGTATGCTAAAGAGCAGTTTTgaaattataaattttaaaaagttagaTAGTAAAACTAATAATTATTTGACATACTAGATTCTGAGATAGGTTGAATGTTTATTTTGATTAGGTTGAATGtttattttgattatgtaatATTTATACGGAATACCTCTAATTTTTTAAGTAGCAAATGAGATAGTATGAGCACATGAGTAAAATTGATCAGCGAGCAAATATGATTCTGTTCAAGAACCCCTCAGTAAGCAAGtgattttttgtttatttcagGTGTACCCAACGTCAGACAAGCCTAACAGAAGCGATAGCTGAGGCGCTGAGCGATATTCTCCGGCCGTCAGACATATGCAAAAACCACACTGCTTATTCACGGAATAAGGGCACATGTATCTACCATATCACACGTCTAAATTCTTGTAATATTGTCCTTCAAAAACTCATGGGCAGGAGAAAAAGCAAAATTGTTCTATAATGCTTCCGTAGCTGATCTATTTTTTCTCGAGAACTTGTCAGCCAATTTTTCAACTGTGAATCCTTCCAAGGGCTCGCGAAAACAACAGTATGAACATATCCTTCGTTCTAACCAAACTAGGAAGAATTCGATGCCCACTTTGGAATTTGGATTTGCTTACCGCCAAACAGCACATACGTAATAAGATCAGAGCAATGACTGAAAGCAGGAGGGAACATGGTATTATCTCTATGGATACACATATGCGCTGGCATGATTATTTATACTTGCTCGCCGGTACGATTGATTCAGGCCCTCAGCTACGCTACGCGTAGGCACGATAGACGAGCATCGAGGCGGATCAGTCCTGGTGCGCAGAGGCTGCCGCAGCGTCGGATGACGGCTAGACGTGGAAGCGGGCGAGCTCGGTGTCGAGGCGGCCAGTGACGGTGAGCACGAACACGGAGGTCGCAGAGGAAGGaccaccatctcctcctcccgctcccaCTCCTACGGCTCCCGCTCGCCCAGCCATCGTGTGGgcgtcctcctcctgctgctcccGCTCGCGCTCCTGCCGCCGCTGCTCCTGCCACGACGCCCCCTTCCCGCGCTTCGCCCGCGGCGGCGCTGGCTGCTGCGCCTGCGCGGGGGCTgcttcgaggaggaggaggaggaagggctCGGCGGGAGGAAGTAGGAGATGTCGCCCATGTGGTCCTCTTCGGCGTTAGGCTCCATGGCACGCGACGCTGTGGTGGTCGGAGCGGAGGGAGACGGGTCGAGGAAACTGAGCGACGCGGTGCGGTGCCGTTGGTCGCCGACGAGGGGCTAGTGGGCGAATATAATAGACGACCGGAGGAAGAAAGGGACGGTTCGGGAATAGTTGCAGTATTGAAACCTAATTATCTTAGGTTTGTAAGgttacttttattttttctatagcCACGGTCCGTAAAAAACTGATATGAGACAGTTTATAAATTGTGGTAGAAAAAGAggttagattttaaaaagcaaattgtataatttacttatttgttttaactttaatttttaaaataagtttttcaaaatccaaaactaaaacaaacatgctCTAACATGATTTGAGAGTAGAACTATTTTCCATTCCTATACGACTTTAAATTTTCAAGGTATACAATTAAGGGAATTTCTCAATATTTATTGAATGTTCAATTCGCTTTATGATTTGTGCTTGAGGGTGGCATCCACGTGTGTGGTGGTGGAACTTGGCTAGTTGGGGTTGCCAAATAGGGTCCGTTCTCACCGGAGCTTGATTGCGGAGGGGGGGAGCGGCAAGCGTGAGGCTGTCATTGTCAGCCATAGGCATGACAACGGTGGATGAGGTCAGGAGGAGGTGTTAATTTAGGATATTTGAGACCAGGTGGCATGGTGGCTATAAATCACCCTAAGATTTGCATTAGTTCTTGAATTTTAATGTAGCTTCAGTACTGTAGCATGGTTGGCATGTTAAATTGTGTTAAGTTGGACCACCCTTATCTACAATTCTGGATCTGTCACTGTTTGAGACATAGATTATGATTAGGGTTGTTGACCGGTGTTGTATTTGGTGGTAATGAGCCCCTAAAGACATGAAAAAATGGTTTAAGATAGTATGGGAAGAAGGAGCAGGATGGAGAATAAGGTGGCAGGTTGCGGTGATGCCACCCGTTAAGTCGATGGCTGCACGAGTAGGGCCACAACAGTATGGTGGGAGGGCAACAACAGAACATTGCAGCTATTAAGAATTATTGAATATATATGATTTGTGTTGGAGGGagagaagatgaacacaagaaGATGAACTATGAGTGAAAGActcaattattttaaaaaaaattgtcaattataAACCTAAAATTTTATTCACAAATAGTTGACGCTTCACCACTTCGAGGACATGATTTTCTGAAGGAAAATTTTGCTGCAGGATATCTCCACTTCATGATTTTAGCTGTAGGACACTGAAAAGAGTTATGTTTATTATAGGACAGTATCAAATAGTGAAGAATTATTGTTAAACACCGTGCCTATTAAAATAATACTTTCAGCGTTAGGAGGAGAGAGGAACATTGTGAAAGGTCCACAATGCCCTTGGCGCATTTGACTGAGCTGGACGAGGCGCAAATATTATGATCTTTTTTTGTCCTTGGCAAGGAGCAGGAAAGAACCAAGAAAACAAAGAAGACAGAGAAGAAGCAAATTCTTGCGGCAACAAATTTATGAATTACTGTAATTTGTAGTACAGAAATCTTACAAAATTCTGGTGAATGTTACTGACCTAAAAGGTTGAACTGGCTCAGCCTCAAATATCTTGTTTTCCCTGTCGGCGCCCACGCGAGTTAAGATTCAGCAGCAAACTGAAAAAATGGACTGCTCTGTCCTACGATTAGAAACGACACTGAAATGGAACTCATACGAGGAGACCCATAACAAACAACTGTGAAATCTCCATCCATGTAGAGGAATTCGAATAATAATCAAGGTTGAAGTTACCGATGTCCAATAGTTATCGAGCTCCAGCGATTATCGAAAATTCACGATAGGTGCttgaaatttaaataaaatttggataaaatttgtttgctaaatttaaaatttaggaaaaaatttgtgaaattgacctcttggtaaccggtcgaattagATTGGTTACcaagcgattttctcgatttatcgagcggttttctcgaatttttcgcattgtcggtaatcgctcggttttctcgatttatcgagcggttttctcgattttcagtgaagttaaaaaaatctaaaaattatctcaatcttgtaaaatcaataactattaatctgagtttcaaatcaagtgaaacaaattttgttgtttccttgtaatatgatctacatgataaaagtatttatactcataaaaatattcaaaattttctatgagaaaatatatttttaaacgttaaatgcatagtttactctttgctaatccaaaaatcatgaaactaattttgttagtcttcttacatgatcctatatcttttaaaaatagatgaactcatgaattagttattgtaacattcaggattatgtaaatgtgttgcgactagattaattcataactgactcatcacatctcaaaaattagtgaaaccactttttttagtttatttatactatgatttacataggaaaaataataatagacatgaaaaagttaattacagtgctgtttcttaacatattcactttgtgcttgtaaactttgtaaaatcatagagaaattaataaaactctaaataaagtgaaatcaattttaaagatctttTTAAGATActttctacacaagaaaaatatgtgtttgcatgttaagcttttccttaacatgagttaataactgagccgcacgcttcaagttttttcatttttttcaaacttcctccctatagaatatgatgcaaacgatattatttttgaaatttttttcacagaaggtcttagaattgtgtctagttttttatgatttgtttttgaatttttttatttttttgaattttttaaattcaaattcggttaccattCGGTTTCTAAAACCGAGCCGGACTGAGATGCCTGGTTATCGCACATATTGATCGGTTACCGACGAACTTTTGACCCCTGGTAATAATTGGAGTCTGTATCAGTTCTGCAACCACCCTAACTGATAACAACAGATAGTGACTTGTGGACACGATAAAAACAATAACAATAAGAAAAGTCTCATGTTTCACCTGTGTATGCTTGTTGTTTGCTACAGAAAAATATCAAGTACTTATCGGCACAGATATTTTCAGGAACTGTACAAACtgaattttcttatttttttcatttaaagaaAATGTGCATGGAACATTTGTTTTGGTCCAGCCAGAAGTAGCCTTAATTTGCCGGTTGGAGGATGAGATATTATGGAAGCTGCAAAAAGAGATCAATTTCCAGCAGAAAAATGAAGTTCTAATTATGATCTACTCCACTATATTGCTGTTTAAGCGTCTGCGACTGATTCCTCATGACACTAATAAAGCAAAAAAGGAGCACTGAAAAGGACATAAGACATCTTGAGAAGAATGGGGCGCCAGGACCAATGATATTGCACATACATATGTTTAGTAATATATATGTCTAATTTATGAGCATCCTCGATTTGTGTCTGGTGGTATCTAGTATCTACAAGGAGCTGGCAAGAGATAAACTAACAAAACCTACAGTATATCTGCGGCCAAGATGAGAACAATCATGAAGCCAAGTTAGTTTATTATATGTAGTTTCTTGGTTGCTCTATCcctattgtttttttttccttttatttcatAATGGTTTTTTACTTGTTCTTCTCATGTATTTACTAACCACCGTCGAGTGCTACTCTTCGGTTTAGTCTTCATGTaatcttcttttcttctataATTGAATGATAGAGCTCCTGTTACTTTTTCGAAAAAATCTACAGTATATTATATGATATATGAGTGTATATGACTGCAATCTCAGCATCCCACCATCTTGTGCAAATGGTTCTTGTAGTAAGGTTGTTTTCGTTGATGCTTATCATGGAAAGCTACATTCTGTAGTTCTGTTCTGTAGCCATGGCGTACCTCATGCAGGCTTGCGCTGCAGCACACCATCCATGTAGCTTCAGCCTCATACGGCGAATGATATTCTGGAATTGGTGTCTCAGGGGGATGCATGAAAGAATTATGATGCAGCATCGTGCAGcttgtcatgtgctcacacccGCGGAAGCTTGTGGGAAGAATCTCGCAGCGACATCTCTTGTTCGTGAGCCACTTCCCCAGTAGGATGCAAGAGTCAAACCGAATATAGCCATGATAACAACGGAACATGCTGCAGGAACTGCCTGACTACTTCCAAGAAATTGTGTAGCGAGAAATCCAGCAAGGGTAGACACTGAAATTGTCCTGCAAATTGGTCTTTTGCTAGCTGGAAGAGTAGCACCAGATATGCCAGTGCAGAATAATTAGTGGGAGGGCATCGGGCACTAAGGAATTAGCAAAAGGCCAagataaacattttttttaaacaaacgGCACCAGACTTATTGATATAGTAGGAAAAAATACAAGAGTACAGTCCTGAGAGGCTataatcaggaaaaaaaataacaacaaaaaacaacaactaaaaaaaataaaaactgtaGCAACTATACTCAGCCGGTTGGACAAAATGAACACAACACGCGTCGACAACTATAACGAACCACCATGACTTCCCCTGCCACATCGCCGGGCATATACGCCTTTCACCGAAATCGGCTACTGCTATGCGTGACCAACCACCGCCGCGCCACCGTGCCCCATCAGCTCTAATGGAAAGAGGTTAGCCGCATCATTGGCCTTCCTGCCTCCGCTGCCATCAACACCTGAGTGGGAGCCGTGTCGCACTGAACTCGTCGCTGCCGACCAGGGTCAGGCGCCGTAAGCACACAACCCCAAACCGACCGCCGCCGAGTGGGAGCCGCCGCCGTTGTGCCAACACATAGCCGGCAGGTTGACACACCATAGTTGTTGCTTACGCCGTCTTGTGACACTATCCCACATTGAACTAGCCACTGCCATGCAAAACTAGCAGCCACAGTCCGCTGCAAGCCTtcttgtcaacacgccatcgtTGCTGCTTGCGTCGTCATCAACAGTGCCCAACACCATACTAGCCCCTGCCAGATAGGGCTAGATGCCACAGTCCGCTGCAAGCCGCCATGTTGACATGCGTGTGGTTGCCTCTAGCCACTGCAACACCGTTCATGTCCTCGCTGAGTACACCGGCCGTGTCAAATTGGCCGCTTCAAGCCACTGAACGAAGGTCGCCTTGCACCGATGCGGCCACCACAATGCGGGATCGCCCGCCACCATGCCGCGCAAGCCATAGTGACATCGCACCTCTACTGGCTTGTGTGACCCACCATGTACGCCGTGCCATTTCTCATGTTCGCCCATAGCGACGTCCTCGCCGTGCCACTACCTACCACTCTGCCAAACAGAAGCCATGCCCATCAACCACCGCGCGCACGCCCTCGTCCTGGCCGCTATTCGCAACCACCAACTCCCGCACCCTCGTCTTGGCTGCTACCTCCGAGTGGATCCAACCTTCTAGTTGCTGCGCCGAAGCGACCGCCGCCCTATGGGACCAACCGCCGCAACATCCACCCCCGCCGCCTCCGAGCTAAAACATAGCCGACATGCTGACACACCATCATTGTTGCTTGCGCCGTCTTGCAACGATGTCCCGCACCAAACTAGTCACTGCCAAGCATTGTAGTTGAGTCCGCTGCAATTCATGTTAGCCGTGATGTTAAATTCGATGAAAGCATGGAGTGGAGCTGGTGTACAAgtacaggggggggggggagccatCTAATTTCGATGTAAAGGAGGTGATTAACACTGAGTCGGCGGTAGGCGGCTCTATGCCACTCGCGGGTGGTCCGGCAGGTGTGCCAACGCCCGCGGCACATGATGATCAAGCTCCATCGACTGCGCTGGCCGGCGAGATGATGCCGGAAGGGCCAGCAACCAGGACACGCGCTGCGGCACGCACGACAACCGCCTCTCCAAAAATCCCCACCAATCTAGTTGTGCTGCCAGCACCTGAATTACCGGTGGATGATCGGGCCACACCGCTATCGAGCGGGAGCAGCAGCACAAAAAAGGGTCTGTTCGATATAGGCACATTgacgacatcatgagagatgctccaagaGTGGATATCGATGGGGACGTGGAAGAAGAGGCCATGCTCGTGGAGACGGAGGAGCCGTCTTGCTACCTTGAGGCTGCTGGATAGCAGGTCTGGGAGGACACCATGGCCAAGGAGATCGAGTCTATAGAGAAGAATAACACATGGACTCTCACAGTGCAGCCAGCTGGTCATAGGCCAATTgggctcaaatgggtttacaaactaaaaaagaactcagatggagatgtgatcaagcacaaggcaaggcTGGTCGCGAAAGGCTATGTGCAGCGGCAAGGAATCGATTTCGAAGAAGTGTTTGCACCGGTGGCTAGGCTAGACACCGTATGCGTCATCCTTGCTGTTGCAGCCAACCGAGGTTGGCAGGTTCATCATCTTGATGTCAAGTcggcattcttaaatggtgaaCTCGAAGAAGAAGTATATGTGGTCCAGCCGAAGGGTTTTCTAGTAAAGAAcaaagagcatcttgtgctAAAACTCAGCAAGGCGTTGTATGGACTCCGGCAAGCGCCACAGGCCTGGAATATCTGGCTTGATAGAAGCTTAAAGCAACTTGAATTTGTGAAGTGTGCTCAAGATTACGCCGTACACATAAGAGGATCAGGTCTTGCATGTGTGATAGTTGGAGTATATGCTGATGACCTCATTGTGACAGGAGAAATTCCAGAAGAGATCATGGGATTCTCAcagcagatgatgagtgagttcgagatgaccaatctcggattgctcaattactatctcaGGATTGAGGTAGCGCAAGAA
Coding sequences:
- the LOC133917872 gene encoding BTB/POZ and MATH domain-containing protein 2-like, which produces MPTSQTVSTCVPEAEQGTHVFDIFGYSQHRGIGAGNPMISGKFYVGGPKWHVLFYPDGFSSSIERYQNCISVGLALASENVKVRASYELQLVDQSTGLRVPVYKAALRVFIRDDDSSWFTMLLQKRSVFETSTYLRDDHVTIKCIVTVIKEPMMPKTKPFPEIEVLPSNITEHFAKRLEENEGVNVNFSVGENFTVHKIVLAARSTVFKAKLYGPMREAGTSPITIKDVQPDVFKALLHSIYTETLPPMDDLEGDDHSEMICRLLVGTTLALADQHHCDMLKDACIKFITCSNAVEAVVSTQGYKMPKRTCPSVVIDALEKSTSL